The genomic segment GGCTGGGTGAGCTGCCGCGGCCAAATTTTTTCGGACGGTGATTTAGCCGCCGATGCCGAAGTAACCCTTGCCATGCGGTAAGGAAACGGATGTTTTTAAAGAAATACTCGGGAATTGCAATTTCCGAGCAGTCTTAACGGGTTTTGAAATACGTTTGTGCAGCGCACGAACGTATTTCAAAACATAAAAAATGTATGGAAAGGAGTATCGTATGTCTGATTGGAAGAAGTATTATCAGGAGCATTTGACAACTGCTGCAGAGGCTGTCAAGCACATTAAGTCGGGAAACCGCGTTGTGATCGGCCATGCCTGCGGTGAACCTGCTCACTTGGTGAATGCAATGGTGGATAATGCTGCGGCATATAAAAATGTCGAAATCGTCCACATGGTTGCAATGGGCGGCGGTAAGTATTGCCAGCCTGAATATGCCGAAAACTTTCGGCACAATGCGCTGTTTGTCGGTGGAAGCACACGCGAAGCAGTTGCTGCAGGACGTGCGGATTATACACCGTGCTTCTTTTTTGAAATTCCTCGGCTGTTCAGAACAACCTTACCGGTCGATGTGGCAATGGTAACCGTTAGCCCGCCTGATGAGAACGGTATGTGCTCACTCGGCGTATCCGTCGATTACACACAGGAAGCGGTAAAACAGGCAAAAACCGTTATCGCGCAGGTCAATAAGGAAATGCCGTGGACAGGCCCGAACAGTCTCGTTTCGGTACAAGACCTCGACTTTATTGTCGAACACAATGAACCGTTGATTGAATTGCCGCCGCCCAAGATCGGCGATATAGAAAGAGCAATCGGAGAGCATTGCGCCTCGCTTATTCCCGACGGAGCGACCCTCCAGCTCGGTATCGGCGCTATTCCCGACGCCGTTCTGTTGTTCCTTAAAGGTAAAAAAGATTTGGGTATCCACTCCGAAATGTTCTCGGACGGCGTAGTCGAACTTGCAGAAGCGGGTGTTATTACCAACAAGAAAAAGACGCTGCATCCCGGGAAGTTTATCGTCAACTTCTTGATGGGTACCAAAAGACTGTATGATTTTGTCAATCATAATCCCGATGTCGATATGCGTCCGGTCGACTATGTGAATAACCCGTTCATCGTTGCACAGAACGATTATTTGATTTCGATTAACTCCTGCGTACAGGTAGATTTGATGGGACAGGTCGCTTCCGAAACCATCGGACTTAAGCAGTTCTCCGGCGTCGGCGGACAGGTTGACTTTGTGCGCGGCGCATCCGCAAGCAAGGGCGGTGTTTCGATTATGGCAATGCCGGCAACGGTAAAGGGCAAGATTTCGAAGATCGTTCCGCTGTTGGATGAAGGCGCTGCCGTTACTACAAGCCGCAATGATGTGGACTATGTCGTTACCGAATACGGCATTGCCGCGCTGAAAGGCTTGACATTAAAGCAGCGTGCGCATAATCTGATTGCAATTGCGCATCCCGATTTCCGTGAAGAATTAAAAGCGGAATTTGAAAAGCGCTTTAACTGCAAGTACTAGAGCATAGTAGAAGAAATACATTTTACATGAAAGGCATGGCTTATAGTTGCAAAAAGATACATTCTATCTCAGCAAACGGCGGCTATAAGCAGCCTGCCTGTGGGAGGGTAAAAGGTTATCCGCTTTTTATCCTCTTGCAAAATTAAACAAAGTGATGATGTATATAAATGGTATTAGAAAATACAATTTGGGAGAAGATATATCTTGTTTCTTAAAGAGATAAAAGTATTCGAATGGGGAAAAATATTTTTTCCTATGCTTATATCCCTCAGCTTTTCTCGTATTTTGACTCAAACCGATTTGTATTTTTTACGTAATTTCCCGAATACAATCGTTCTTCTTTCTTTTTTCTCACAAATTTCTATTTTTGATTTTATTATTGCTCTATCAGTAATTCCAACGTGCTTAGTTACTGTTTCGCATTACCGTTCCGGCGCTATTCAAAATAGTTTAATCCCGTTTTCTTGTTATTGCGGTATAATTATTGGATGTATTTCTGCTATCGTTTCAATCGTTTTATTTTTTACACTCCAAATGAATAAAAAATTAAATATGCCGTTTCAAGAGTTTTTTTTCGTATTGATTATAATTACCGTTACTATTCCATTCCGTTGGCTGCAATTAAGTACAACATCATTACTACATTTAAAAAAAAAAGGATATATCGTTTTAATTATTTCGTTTATCAGTATTTTTATCAATTATATTCTTGATTACTGTTTTTTAAATATCTTTGGATACATCGGCTGCTTTTTTGCTACTTTATTGGTAACGATAGTAACAAGTGTAAGTTATATAATTAGCCTGCGGGTAAATTTACTCCATAGAAACCGACGTATTCAAATGGCTTTAGTTAATAAATCAAAAAATAATATCTATAAGGAATTTTCAAGAATTGTACTATTAAAAATAGGGATGGCAATTGTATATGGAATCGTATTAGCTCATTCCGATTCTGCTTACACTATGCCCGTTATTCTTCAATTTAGTATTATATTTGAATTTAATAATCTTATTTCCGTAATACCTATCAGCACCTATAGAACTGCTGTCATTTTAGGAAATACCTCGTTTAAAGAAAAGCTTTATTCTATTTTATTAAATTCAATCTTTATTTTATTTATTTATGTTATAATACGTATTTTCCTAACGAATATAGTGAATATTTATGGATTATCTGATAATAGTCGGATATTTCAATTTTATTTAAAAACTGTTATTTTTTTACTATTGACAGATTCTCTCGTATCTTTTTTACGCGCAGAAATGCAATTAAGAAATAAATTTATTAATACTGTTTTTGTCGAAACAGGTATTGTCTATATTTTTTTCATACCGGTTATTATTTTTTCTCTGCGTTTATCTTATTATAATATGATCGTTATCGCTTTTATCTTAACTAATTTATGTACAATTATCGGATATCTTATAGCTTATAAAATAACCGACATATCTCGTATAAATCGTTTAATTATGAAATAGTTTATACGAAGCAAAATACACACGGACTTATAGAGGAGATGAAAATGACAAATCTTGAACAATACGACCGCATTTTTTTGCAGAATTTTCCGGTTAAAAAAGAAGATTTACCCGGATTGAAGTACCGCGGTTTGAAGGAGTGGGATTCGGTTGGGCACATGGATTTGGTTGGCCT from the Treponema vincentii F0403 genome contains:
- a CDS encoding acetyl-CoA hydrolase/transferase family protein codes for the protein MSDWKKYYQEHLTTAAEAVKHIKSGNRVVIGHACGEPAHLVNAMVDNAAAYKNVEIVHMVAMGGGKYCQPEYAENFRHNALFVGGSTREAVAAGRADYTPCFFFEIPRLFRTTLPVDVAMVTVSPPDENGMCSLGVSVDYTQEAVKQAKTVIAQVNKEMPWTGPNSLVSVQDLDFIVEHNEPLIELPPPKIGDIERAIGEHCASLIPDGATLQLGIGAIPDAVLLFLKGKKDLGIHSEMFSDGVVELAEAGVITNKKKTLHPGKFIVNFLMGTKRLYDFVNHNPDVDMRPVDYVNNPFIVAQNDYLISINSCVQVDLMGQVASETIGLKQFSGVGGQVDFVRGASASKGGVSIMAMPATVKGKISKIVPLLDEGAAVTTSRNDVDYVVTEYGIAALKGLTLKQRAHNLIAIAHPDFREELKAEFEKRFNCKY
- a CDS encoding acyl carrier protein, which codes for MTNLEQYDRIFLQNFPVKKEDLPGLKYRGLKEWDSVGHMDLVGLIEETFGINLSTLDVLEFSTYEKGKTILAKYGVEI